The Mesorhizobium sp. AR02 genomic interval GGATGACGGCGAACCCGAACACATCGAGGCTGAAATCGGCCCGCCTGGGCGTAAGCTGGCGGCCGAATAGCTGCCTCGACGCGCGGGCCGGCATCAGACAGGACAGGCTTGTGGCCTCGACCCGAACGATCGTGTAAGTATCGCCCTAAACGAGAAAGGGCAGGAAATGAGCAACACGATCCGCGAAGCCGAGCCTGGCACCAGCGCGTCCAAGGTGACGCCGCTGCCGGCCCGCGCCGCCGCCAACACACCCGTCCCGCTGGACCATCGCATCGCGCGCAATCCCGGCATGAAGCTCGACCTCGGCTTCATGGAATCGGTGCGCAGCGTCAACCGCTCGGCGCTGGAACGCCGCGTCGCCAGCCTGACCAAGCGGCGCTCGATCAAAGCCGACAACCAGGCGGCCTGGCTGCTGCGCGCCGTCGCCTGCATGGATCTGACGACGCTGAATTCCAATGACACCGAAGAGCGCGTGCGCCGGCTTTGCGCCAAGGCGATCAACCCTTTCCGCCGCGACATCGTCGAGGGCCTCGGCATTGCGGGCGAAACCATCCGGCCGGCGGCCGTCTGCGTCTATCATCCCTTCGTCGCCACCGCGGTGGACGCCGTGCGCGGCACCGGCATTCATGTCGCCGCCGTCTCCACCGCCTTTCCGCACGGTCTTGCGCCGCTGTCGACCCGCCTGCAGGAGATCGAGGCTTCGGTGCGCGACGGCGCCGACGAGATCGACGTCGTCATTCCGCGCGGGCTGGTATTCGGCGCCAAGTGGCGGGAGCTTTACAACGAGATCGTTTCGATGCGCGCCGCCTGCGGTGACGCGCATCTGAAGGTCATTTTGGGCACCGGCGACCTTGCCACTTTGCGCAACGTCATGCTGGCCTCGATGGTGGCGATGATGGCCGGCGCCGATTTCATCAAGACCTCGACCGGCAAGGAAAGCGTCAATGCGACACTGCCCGTTGGCCTCGCCATGGTGCGTGCCATCAGGGCCTATTTCGAGGAAACCGGCTATCTCATCGGCTTCAAGCCGGCCGGCGGTATTTCCACCGCGAAAGCC includes:
- the deoC gene encoding deoxyribose-phosphate aldolase, which codes for MSNTIREAEPGTSASKVTPLPARAAANTPVPLDHRIARNPGMKLDLGFMESVRSVNRSALERRVASLTKRRSIKADNQAAWLLRAVACMDLTTLNSNDTEERVRRLCAKAINPFRRDIVEGLGIAGETIRPAAVCVYHPFVATAVDAVRGTGIHVAAVSTAFPHGLAPLSTRLQEIEASVRDGADEIDVVIPRGLVFGAKWRELYNEIVSMRAACGDAHLKVILGTGDLATLRNVMLASMVAMMAGADFIKTSTGKESVNATLPVGLAMVRAIRAYFEETGYLIGFKPAGGISTAKASLDWLVLMKEELGRPWLEPELFRFGASSLLTDIERQLEHHLTGHYSANHRHAMA